The Nitrospira sp. genome window below encodes:
- a CDS encoding ATP-binding protein, whose translation MSESLYLQRVSDRFLDAHPREAGWVVHQIDGDSAREMSLNYLLDSLGEWHPAAITRRMAFPLVAAGVFRDWNAVSNEANAYSWRGTIELVWNGHDIHCHKFSLAIGNGLAEIYFVATKSLVAFRDLLLVLDRYGQARHKEKKEIHVVNGDNIPVTAHSWDDLVLPTQMARDIRVNVDGFFAGSERYASLGIPHRRGFLFAGPPGCGKTLTLKTLASNTSAKFISVLGTADVDDGMLRYAMDLAEKYTPAVVLLEDLDRIVQTKEISLSHFLNLLDGLKVLNGVLVIATCNEPDKLDPALIHRPSRFDRVWRFELPKYDQRLVLLRKRGGKFFSDPALETAARRSDGFSMAYVQEIIVSALLECTHDDQPPNDDHLLKSLDTLRLQRKEASKPGESMEERERVGFGLLSNRSQ comes from the coding sequence ATGAGTGAGTCCCTGTATCTGCAGAGAGTAAGCGACCGATTTCTTGACGCGCACCCACGCGAGGCAGGCTGGGTCGTTCATCAAATCGATGGAGACTCAGCTCGGGAGATGTCGCTGAACTATCTATTGGATTCTCTGGGAGAGTGGCACCCGGCGGCAATAACACGTCGCATGGCTTTCCCGCTCGTTGCGGCAGGAGTATTCCGGGATTGGAACGCTGTTTCCAATGAGGCGAACGCCTATAGCTGGCGAGGAACCATTGAATTGGTCTGGAACGGTCACGACATCCACTGTCACAAGTTTTCGCTCGCGATAGGCAATGGCTTAGCCGAGATCTATTTCGTTGCAACCAAGTCTCTTGTAGCCTTTCGAGACTTGCTTCTCGTGCTGGACCGGTATGGCCAAGCCAGACATAAAGAGAAGAAAGAAATTCATGTCGTCAATGGCGACAACATTCCAGTAACCGCACACTCATGGGATGATCTGGTGCTGCCGACTCAGATGGCGCGGGATATCAGAGTGAATGTTGATGGCTTTTTTGCCGGTTCAGAGCGGTACGCGTCGCTTGGCATCCCGCACCGCCGGGGATTTCTCTTTGCCGGACCGCCAGGTTGCGGGAAAACGCTGACGCTCAAGACGCTGGCTTCCAACACATCGGCGAAATTCATCTCCGTGCTGGGAACGGCCGATGTGGACGATGGCATGCTCCGCTACGCCATGGATCTGGCCGAGAAGTATACTCCGGCAGTCGTCTTGTTGGAGGATTTGGACCGGATCGTGCAGACCAAAGAGATTTCGCTATCCCACTTTCTGAACTTACTGGATGGACTCAAAGTGCTGAACGGCGTGCTGGTGATCGCAACCTGCAACGAGCCGGATAAGTTGGACCCAGCGTTGATTCATCGTCCCAGCCGGTTCGACCGGGTCTGGAGATTTGAATTGCCCAAGTACGACCAGCGTCTGGTTCTCCTGCGCAAGCGGGGTGGGAAGTTTTTTTCAGATCCTGCCCTTGAAACGGCAGCCAGACGATCGGATGGCTTCTCGATGGCCTATGTCCAGGAAATCATCGTGAGCGCACTGCTCGAATGCACACACGACGACCAGCCACCGAACGACGACCATCTGCTCAAGAGCCTGGATACCCTACGGCTGCAGCGCAAGGAGGCCTCGAAGCCAGGAGAATCGATGGAGGAACGAGAGCGCGTGGGGTTTGGTTTGTTGAGTAATAGAAGCCAATAG
- the istB gene encoding IS21-like element helper ATPase IstB — translation MNAAQLERLRDQLTRLRLLKSRERLEALLQEAAVKELPYADFLDQVLGEEVASKTAKNIAMRTSLARFPFVKSLEVFDFSYQPSLDKKQIQQVATCHFIEHGENVVILGPPGVGKSHLAIGLGLQAIAQGYRVLFTTAAAMIATLTRALTENRLEDKLKLYTIPRLLIIDEIGYLPIDRTGANLFFQLISRRYEKGPMILTSNQSFGAWGEVFGDRVLATAILDRVLHHAITINIRGHSYRLKEKLKAGLVRVEEASTTT, via the coding sequence ATGAACGCGGCGCAACTGGAACGGCTCCGTGACCAACTCACGCGCCTACGGCTCTTGAAGAGTCGGGAGCGGCTGGAGGCCCTCTTACAAGAAGCGGCCGTCAAGGAGCTGCCCTATGCCGACTTCCTCGACCAGGTGCTCGGCGAAGAAGTCGCGTCCAAGACCGCGAAGAACATTGCGATGCGGACGAGTTTGGCGCGATTTCCATTCGTCAAGAGTCTGGAGGTCTTCGACTTCAGCTACCAGCCTTCGTTGGATAAGAAGCAGATTCAGCAGGTGGCGACCTGCCACTTCATCGAGCACGGCGAGAATGTCGTGATCTTGGGGCCGCCCGGTGTGGGCAAAAGCCACCTGGCCATCGGGCTAGGGCTGCAAGCCATTGCCCAGGGCTATCGGGTGTTGTTCACGACAGCCGCCGCCATGATCGCTACGCTGACTCGGGCGCTCACGGAGAATCGGCTGGAGGACAAGCTGAAGCTCTATACCATTCCCCGGTTGCTGATCATTGATGAGATCGGCTATCTGCCCATTGACCGCACCGGGGCCAACTTGTTCTTTCAGCTCATCTCACGCCGCTATGAGAAGGGGCCGATGATTTTGACCAGTAACCAGAGTTTCGGGGCTTGGGGCGAGGTGTTTGGCGACCGGGTGCTGGCGACTGCGATCCTGGATCGGGTGCTCCACCACGCGATCACCATCAACATCCGGGGCCATTCCTACCGGCTGAAGGAGAAACTCAAAGCCGGACTTGTGCGGGTCGAAGAAGCGTCAACGACAACCTAA
- the istA gene encoding IS21 family transposase encodes MVDQERWAEIRRLRHEERGSISGIARRLDLDRKTVRRSLQQTTWQPYRRAAMTETLLTAHADFVRTRASQVNYSARILYQELRASHEYIGSYETVKRGVAPLREGQLQAERALLRFETPPGQQSQIDWGQATVPFRAGPTVVHVFVLTLGFSRRGFYYACADERLAQFLEAHERAFAHFGGHTREHLYDRPRTVCYADETGRRLWNPTFKAFADYWGFEPRVCRPYRAQTKGKVESGVKYLKRNFLPGRTFVDLVDFQTQLDEWTATIADRRIHGTTHEEPLVRFARERNHLVPLADQRAFQQEARVSRIVAEDYLVSLATNRYSVPFRLIGQRVEVQRRGDTVHIFHRDQEIATHPVLPGQHQFRIQPEHGPGASARLARHRRSTVSDRSPRPDALPEVEVRDLAWYEAVCERTASQEGRP; translated from the coding sequence ATGGTGGATCAAGAGCGGTGGGCGGAGATTCGACGGTTGCGTCATGAAGAGCGGGGATCCATTTCAGGGATTGCGCGGCGGTTGGACCTGGATCGGAAGACCGTGCGGCGCAGTCTGCAGCAGACGACGTGGCAACCCTATCGCCGAGCGGCGATGACGGAGACGCTGCTGACCGCCCATGCCGACTTTGTGCGGACCCGTGCGTCGCAGGTTAATTATTCGGCGCGGATTCTCTATCAGGAACTGCGAGCGAGCCACGAGTACATCGGCAGTTATGAGACGGTGAAGCGAGGGGTGGCGCCGCTGCGTGAGGGTCAGCTGCAGGCGGAGCGGGCCCTCCTCCGCTTTGAGACACCGCCGGGCCAGCAGAGTCAGATTGATTGGGGCCAAGCCACCGTGCCCTTCCGCGCCGGCCCGACGGTGGTGCACGTGTTCGTGTTGACGTTGGGGTTCAGCCGACGTGGGTTCTATTACGCCTGTGCCGATGAGCGGCTGGCGCAGTTTCTCGAGGCCCATGAACGGGCTTTTGCGCATTTCGGTGGCCACACGCGAGAGCATCTGTATGACCGACCGCGAACCGTCTGTTATGCGGATGAGACGGGGCGGCGGCTCTGGAATCCCACCTTCAAAGCCTTCGCCGACTATTGGGGCTTTGAGCCGCGCGTGTGTCGGCCCTATCGGGCCCAGACCAAGGGTAAGGTCGAATCCGGCGTGAAATATCTGAAACGGAACTTTCTGCCGGGACGAACGTTTGTCGATCTGGTGGACTTTCAAACCCAACTTGACGAATGGACCGCGACAATTGCCGACCGCCGCATCCATGGCACGACGCATGAGGAGCCACTCGTCCGGTTTGCGCGAGAACGCAACCACCTGGTCCCGCTGGCGGACCAGCGCGCCTTCCAGCAGGAGGCGCGCGTCTCACGGATCGTGGCCGAGGACTATTTGGTCAGCCTGGCGACGAACCGCTACTCCGTGCCCTTCCGGCTCATTGGTCAGCGGGTTGAAGTGCAACGACGGGGGGACACGGTCCACATCTTTCACCGTGACCAAGAGATCGCGACGCACCCGGTGCTCCCGGGCCAGCACCAATTCCGAATCCAGCCCGAGCACGGCCCTGGAGCCAGTGCGCGTCTCGCCCGCCACCGTCGGTCCACGGTGAGCGATCGGTCCCCTCGCCCCGATGCCTTGCCGGAGGTCGAAGTGCGGGATCTGGCCTGGTACGAGGCGGTGTGTGAGCGCACGGCGTCGCAGGAGGGGCGGCCATGA
- a CDS encoding IS5 family transposase: MHATCDALGNPTGFHLTPGQAHDLEGADVLLPGIDADTIIADKAFDADERVIQPLQRAGKVVVIPPKANRTTPREYDQDLYRARHLIENFFARLKQFRAIATRYDKRAANFLGAIYLAASMTWLN, encoded by the coding sequence ATCCACGCCACCTGTGATGCGTTGGGTAACCCAACGGGGTTTCATCTCACCCCAGGGCAGGCGCATGACCTGGAGGGCGCCGATGTCTTGCTACCCGGCATTGACGCGGATACCATCATTGCCGATAAGGCCTTTGATGCCGATGAACGGGTGATCCAGCCGCTGCAACGAGCGGGCAAGGTCGTGGTCATTCCCCCCAAAGCCAACAGAACCACCCCCCGCGAATACGATCAAGACCTCTACCGAGCCCGGCATCTGATTGAGAACTTCTTCGCCAGACTCAAGCAATTCCGCGCCATCGCCACCCGCTACGACAAACGCGCCGCCAATTTCCTCGGTGCCATCTATCTCGCTGCTTCAATGACATGGCTTAATTGA
- a CDS encoding VOC family protein: MSNILFHLAFPIHDIDATLRFYVDGLGCVVGRRSKQAVTLGLAGHQLVAHVVSDQPSKQKGIYPNHFGLTFLSQEDWQALVDRAKAKGLAFYQQPRVRFPGTRIEHRTFFLEDPSHNLLEFKHYTYESAIFGEAAHGQVGDAEEM; this comes from the coding sequence ATGTCGAACATCCTCTTCCATCTCGCCTTTCCAATTCACGACATTGACGCCACGCTTCGGTTCTACGTGGACGGTCTAGGCTGTGTCGTCGGGCGTCGATCGAAACAGGCCGTTACGCTAGGTCTCGCCGGTCATCAACTCGTGGCGCATGTCGTTTCAGATCAGCCCTCGAAACAGAAAGGTATCTATCCCAACCATTTCGGGTTGACCTTTCTTTCCCAGGAAGACTGGCAGGCGCTGGTGGATCGGGCCAAGGCAAAGGGCCTTGCTTTCTATCAACAGCCGCGCGTGCGATTTCCAGGAACACGCATCGAGCACCGTACGTTCTTTCTTGAGGATCCATCTCACAACCTGCTCGAATTCAAACACTACACCTACGAATCGGCCATCTTTGGAGAAGCAGCTCACGGCCAGGTCGGCGACGCCGAGGAAATGTAG
- the mtgA gene encoding monofunctional biosynthetic peptidoglycan transglycosylase, whose amino-acid sequence MIIALPSSILALSWLSTLPDTDLLARTNPTSTALMDHRLARAAEQGRTDKRQWIWTPLSRIAPELQRAVIVAEDASFFVHEGFDWEGIRDAALYNLEAGELKRGGSTITQQLAKNLYLSSERSLFRKAREALITRSLEHRLTKTRILELYLNVAEWGRGVYGAEAAARHHFGKSASDLTADEAAWLAAILPSPQRYDPLRKTAFLTRRHQRILGWMEKVAMSSHKRLQ is encoded by the coding sequence GTGATCATTGCACTTCCTTCAAGCATCCTTGCGCTGAGCTGGCTCAGCACTCTTCCCGACACAGACCTCCTGGCCAGAACCAACCCGACATCGACCGCGCTCATGGACCATCGCCTGGCAAGAGCGGCCGAGCAGGGACGCACCGACAAGCGACAATGGATCTGGACACCCCTGAGCCGAATCGCACCGGAGTTACAACGTGCCGTGATCGTGGCGGAGGACGCTTCGTTCTTTGTCCATGAAGGATTCGATTGGGAGGGCATCCGCGACGCCGCGCTGTACAATCTGGAAGCAGGAGAACTCAAACGGGGCGGGAGCACCATTACGCAACAGCTGGCGAAGAATCTTTATCTATCGTCAGAACGGTCGCTGTTCCGCAAGGCCCGTGAAGCCTTGATCACGCGCTCGCTCGAACACCGGCTGACCAAGACACGGATCCTCGAACTGTACTTGAATGTCGCGGAATGGGGACGCGGCGTGTATGGGGCGGAAGCCGCAGCTCGTCATCACTTCGGGAAATCCGCCTCCGACTTGACCGCGGACGAAGCGGCTTGGCTGGCCGCCATCCTACCCAGTCCGCAACGATACGACCCCCTGCGCAAAACCGCCTTCCTCACGCGCCGACACCAACGTATCCTTGGTTGGATGGAGAAGGTCGCCATGTCATCCCACAAACGCCTTCAGTGA
- the yihA gene encoding ribosome biogenesis GTP-binding protein YihA/YsxC has product MKIFAAEFIKSCVTPEQFPSGQLREIAFVGRSNVGKSSLINSLLNRRDLAKVSRTPGKTRAVNVFLVSTSAPSLSQFHLVDLPGYGFARVSKSVRTQWGPLLEDYLVERASLLRVVMLVDSRVVTDQDRQTIAWLRSIRRNLLVVATKVDKVRSSERIRTLRQIHRVLGLAEEEMLIPYSSVTGDGRDRVWRVLCDAAGNLRKDPV; this is encoded by the coding sequence ATGAAAATCTTCGCAGCTGAGTTTATCAAAAGTTGCGTCACTCCAGAACAATTTCCGTCCGGTCAGCTTCGAGAAATTGCCTTTGTGGGACGCTCCAATGTGGGCAAGTCATCGTTGATCAATTCGTTGCTGAATCGTCGGGACCTGGCCAAGGTCAGTCGGACTCCTGGAAAGACGAGAGCCGTGAATGTATTCCTCGTCTCGACTTCCGCCCCGAGCCTGTCGCAATTCCACCTCGTGGACCTGCCTGGCTATGGGTTTGCCAGAGTGTCGAAATCTGTCCGCACCCAGTGGGGACCGTTGCTCGAAGACTATCTCGTCGAGCGAGCCTCGCTCCTCCGGGTCGTGATGTTGGTGGACAGCCGGGTCGTGACCGATCAGGATCGTCAGACTATCGCGTGGCTCCGTTCAATCCGTCGGAATCTCCTCGTCGTTGCGACTAAGGTGGACAAGGTGAGGTCGAGCGAGCGGATTCGTACTCTGAGGCAGATACATCGGGTCTTAGGACTCGCCGAGGAGGAAATGTTGATTCCTTATTCCTCGGTGACCGGGGATGGACGGGATCGAGTGTGGAGAGTCTTATGTGATGCGGCAGGCAACCTGCGCAAGGACCCGGTTTGA
- a CDS encoding peptidyl-prolyl cis-trans isomerase translates to MKRVSHRSDRLVRFKLPLVLLVIWSWPPAFSAAHLQDRIVAIVNSELIMLSDVKRELEMEQERLSRERRGNDLPLRLKTAEYMALTKLIERRLQLQEAKAKKVEVSDLEVKQALEQMQRQGSPFNIANANHVQAVRDQLLLMRVVDMHIRGNITVGDSELKRFYQEHRDRFAVPEEYQLSQIIFHPRSSDGLAEALTKAHRAMDDLKRGEKFEDVAMLHSDGANALQGGRLGWVRQGELIPVIEQAVAHLVQGGISEIIESPEGIQIIRMDDRRPKQFRRYEDARREIQELVYQQKSDAMYQSWLADLKNKAYIEIKFQLDAGTVHR, encoded by the coding sequence ATGAAACGCGTTTCGCACCGATCGGACAGGCTGGTCCGATTCAAGTTGCCGTTGGTCTTGTTGGTCATCTGGTCCTGGCCGCCGGCCTTTTCAGCGGCTCATCTGCAAGATCGCATCGTCGCCATCGTCAATTCCGAATTGATCATGTTGTCTGATGTGAAGCGCGAACTTGAAATGGAGCAAGAGCGGCTTTCCCGCGAGCGCCGTGGAAACGACCTCCCCCTGCGGTTGAAAACAGCGGAGTACATGGCCTTGACCAAGCTCATCGAGCGGCGGTTGCAACTGCAGGAAGCCAAGGCCAAAAAAGTTGAGGTCTCAGACCTTGAAGTAAAACAAGCCCTTGAACAGATGCAGCGGCAAGGCAGCCCCTTCAACATCGCCAATGCGAATCATGTACAGGCCGTACGCGATCAGCTCCTCCTCATGAGAGTCGTGGACATGCATATTCGGGGCAACATAACCGTCGGTGACTCCGAGCTCAAGCGGTTCTACCAAGAGCATCGTGACCGGTTCGCCGTTCCCGAAGAGTACCAACTGAGCCAGATCATCTTCCATCCGCGCTCCTCGGATGGACTGGCCGAGGCCTTGACCAAAGCCCACCGAGCCATGGACGACTTGAAGCGAGGAGAGAAATTTGAGGATGTCGCCATGCTGCATTCCGACGGCGCCAATGCCTTGCAAGGCGGACGACTCGGATGGGTCCGACAGGGGGAACTCATACCCGTCATCGAACAAGCAGTCGCTCACCTCGTGCAGGGAGGAATCTCGGAGATCATCGAGAGCCCTGAGGGGATCCAGATTATCCGCATGGACGACAGGAGACCGAAACAGTTTCGTCGATACGAAGATGCACGGCGGGAGATTCAGGAACTGGTCTATCAACAAAAGAGCGATGCCATGTATCAATCTTGGCTCGCTGATCTCAAGAACAAAGCCTACATCGAGATTAAGTTCCAACTAGATGCGGGCACGGTCCATCGATAG
- a CDS encoding peptidylprolyl isomerase: MPRLMMPFRLLIFPKTYCLSWLFVGILAGLGPVVSGCAERQEEPVVALVNGRAITQTEFDLRWDELSKATRSRYEKEGGRRQFLEELITRELLMQEARRRGLDQDDTIRDKTQRYKEQLILDELLKDKLQSKVEVTQAELDAYYEKHANQLLDPLKANVSVMLLLNVYAARDLEAQVHRGGSFSKFALRYSIDDKTKSKGGELGPYRKGLVPPEVDAVIHTLKIGMVSAPIKTDHGYYLVMLSPLDEAILQVDLATQERLRQELLSDKRRKRFDEVIADIRANAVIRFAGASRHITEDTGKR, from the coding sequence GTGCCACGGCTTATGATGCCCTTCCGGTTGCTGATCTTCCCCAAGACATATTGTCTATCTTGGCTATTTGTCGGCATATTGGCCGGTTTGGGGCCGGTGGTTTCAGGATGCGCCGAGCGACAGGAAGAACCGGTCGTCGCCTTGGTGAACGGTCGAGCCATTACTCAAACCGAATTCGACCTTCGCTGGGATGAACTCTCCAAGGCCACGCGGTCCCGCTATGAGAAGGAGGGTGGTCGGCGACAATTCCTGGAGGAACTCATCACCCGAGAGTTGCTGATGCAGGAGGCCCGTCGGCGAGGCCTTGATCAGGACGATACGATTCGGGACAAGACCCAGCGATATAAAGAACAGCTGATCCTCGACGAACTGTTGAAAGACAAGCTGCAATCCAAGGTCGAGGTCACCCAGGCAGAACTCGATGCCTACTACGAAAAGCACGCCAACCAACTATTGGACCCCTTGAAGGCCAATGTCTCGGTGATGCTCCTCCTTAATGTGTATGCCGCCAGAGACCTTGAAGCACAGGTGCATCGAGGCGGAAGTTTTTCCAAGTTCGCGCTGCGATACTCAATCGATGACAAGACGAAATCCAAGGGCGGCGAGCTCGGACCCTACCGAAAAGGGCTGGTCCCCCCCGAAGTCGATGCCGTCATCCACACCCTCAAAATCGGGATGGTCAGTGCACCGATTAAGACCGATCACGGCTATTACTTGGTCATGCTGAGCCCGCTTGACGAAGCCATTCTTCAAGTGGATCTGGCGACGCAGGAACGGCTCCGACAAGAATTACTGTCCGATAAGCGCCGCAAGCGATTCGACGAGGTCATCGCCGATATTCGGGCAAATGCCGTGATTCGCTTCGCCGGGGCCTCTCGCCATATCACCGAGGACACCGGTAAACGCTAG
- the mfd gene encoding transcription-repair coupling factor yields MSETNPQTPSWLAPVRSALKQDQARICLLGTHGSTAACALTLLNDTGQCTPDRARPWVVVTSNDESAERMFNDLCFFHELMGRPVEDLAWFPEWETLPYEATAPHVGLIAHRMTTLHRLLVNPPTILVTSVAAAMHLVVPRSTFEQAVIRFKTAEAFERDSLITNLLRLGYRRVSVVEIPGEFSIRGGIVDIFSTAYANPVRVEFLGDQVESIRLFDPATQTSIKNLNDGLVLPAREFVRPPQAPDAIMPIQADAEWRSPDLYDSMDTLFDYLSATPCLALDQPETLKRACETAWEKIDDGYLRHVDRDATQPYPSPERLFLTWQGLQQRIATWPMLALEPLAAPDSTWKEIFLFSTQAPGSIGLGIRGTAFSQTLTLLDGLRNEHRVVLVARSRGQVDRLLALFREHDLPADPWNPTAWSGHRTGKLPFYVLHGDLSAGFLSTELPVALLTEEELFAKGARHKPQPKSRTATFLSSLEDLSVGDYVVHVQHGIAKYRGLKRLSVQDFESDFLILEFSGGDTLYVPLDRLNQVQRYSGAESHVPRLDRLGGTSWARTTARVKKDIEEMAQELIDLYANRELVKRNAYGATTTLYHEFEAAFEYEETPDQLKAIEDIGKDMESTKPMDRLVCGDVGYGKTEVAMRAAFKAVEHDRQVAVLVPTTLLAHQHYENFAERFAPFPMRVALLSRFQSTKDTKTILKDVAAGTVDIVIGTHRLLQQDVTFRHLGLVIIDEEQWFGVKHKERLKQLRTQVDVVTLTATPIPRTLQMAMSSVRDLSIIDTPPAGRLAIKTEVIRFSDKAVRDAILRELGRGGQVYFVHNRVETMERIGAWLHQLVPEARMVMAHGQMDARPLEAVMLKFVKREADVLIASAIIQSGLDVPNANTIIVNRADLFGLAQLYQLRGRVGRGGEQAYAYFLIPDEGTLTGDAQKRLIAIQQFTELGSGFRIAAADLEIRGAGNLLGKQQSGHIAAIGLDLYMQMVEQAVQRLKGHVMEEEPDPTLQLPVSAFIPEQYVADPHQRLSLYKRLTACGQVGELALLHGEIQDRYGPPPEPVERLLEVMQLRTHAKRLRLASIEVHDQTTKIVFHQKSIIPEASVHRLMDQLKKRLRFLSPVSFEIQMRHDDWPALFSELNAILQSLHLCDTKTIQEGATAS; encoded by the coding sequence GTGTCTGAAACCAATCCCCAAACTCCATCCTGGCTGGCTCCGGTTCGCTCGGCACTGAAGCAAGACCAAGCCCGTATCTGTCTGCTTGGGACCCATGGCTCAACTGCTGCCTGCGCCCTGACCCTGCTGAACGACACAGGCCAATGCACTCCAGACCGCGCTCGTCCCTGGGTTGTTGTGACTTCGAACGATGAGTCCGCCGAAAGAATGTTCAATGACTTGTGTTTCTTCCACGAACTCATGGGCCGTCCAGTCGAGGATCTCGCCTGGTTTCCAGAATGGGAAACGCTTCCCTATGAAGCGACGGCGCCGCATGTCGGGTTGATCGCACACCGGATGACCACGCTCCATCGCCTGTTGGTCAACCCGCCCACCATTCTCGTCACCTCCGTCGCCGCTGCCATGCATCTTGTCGTTCCGCGCTCGACATTCGAACAGGCGGTCATTCGATTCAAGACGGCGGAGGCCTTCGAACGGGACTCGCTCATCACCAACCTCCTTCGCCTGGGATACCGACGAGTGTCCGTCGTGGAAATCCCTGGTGAATTCAGCATTCGCGGCGGCATCGTGGATATCTTCTCGACGGCCTATGCCAACCCGGTTCGTGTGGAATTCCTGGGTGATCAAGTTGAATCGATTCGGTTGTTTGACCCGGCAACCCAAACGTCGATCAAGAACTTGAACGACGGCTTGGTCTTGCCTGCACGGGAGTTCGTTCGTCCACCACAGGCCCCGGATGCGATCATGCCGATCCAAGCGGATGCTGAATGGCGAAGCCCTGACCTGTATGATTCAATGGACACCCTATTCGACTATCTCAGCGCGACTCCCTGTCTGGCGCTCGATCAACCGGAAACCCTGAAAAGGGCCTGTGAGACGGCATGGGAAAAGATCGACGATGGTTACCTCCGTCATGTCGACCGTGATGCCACGCAGCCGTATCCCTCCCCCGAGCGACTCTTTCTGACCTGGCAGGGCCTCCAACAGCGGATCGCGACGTGGCCCATGTTGGCTCTGGAGCCGCTGGCCGCGCCGGACTCAACGTGGAAGGAGATTTTTTTGTTTTCGACTCAGGCACCGGGGAGTATCGGACTCGGTATCAGGGGTACTGCCTTCAGCCAAACCCTGACCCTGTTGGATGGACTCCGGAACGAACATCGGGTCGTCTTGGTGGCGCGAAGCCGCGGGCAGGTTGACCGCTTGCTCGCGCTGTTCCGAGAGCACGATTTGCCCGCCGACCCATGGAATCCGACAGCCTGGTCCGGCCACAGGACCGGTAAGCTGCCGTTCTATGTCCTGCACGGCGACCTGTCGGCTGGATTTCTCTCCACAGAGCTTCCAGTCGCGCTCCTGACGGAAGAAGAGCTATTCGCGAAGGGAGCGCGCCACAAACCACAGCCGAAAAGCAGAACGGCGACCTTCCTCTCCTCCTTGGAGGACCTGAGCGTGGGCGACTACGTCGTGCATGTGCAACACGGCATCGCCAAATATCGAGGGCTCAAGCGCCTCTCGGTTCAAGATTTCGAGAGCGACTTCCTGATTCTCGAGTTTTCCGGCGGAGATACTCTTTATGTTCCTCTCGATCGGTTGAACCAGGTCCAGCGATACAGCGGAGCCGAAAGCCATGTCCCTCGGCTCGATCGTCTGGGCGGCACCAGTTGGGCCAGGACCACCGCGCGCGTGAAGAAGGACATCGAAGAGATGGCCCAAGAATTGATCGACCTCTACGCAAACCGTGAGCTGGTGAAACGAAATGCGTACGGCGCGACCACGACTCTCTATCACGAATTCGAAGCGGCCTTCGAATACGAGGAAACGCCGGATCAGCTCAAAGCCATCGAAGATATCGGCAAGGACATGGAATCCACCAAGCCCATGGACCGACTCGTCTGCGGAGACGTGGGATACGGGAAGACGGAGGTCGCCATGCGCGCCGCGTTCAAAGCCGTCGAGCATGATCGACAAGTTGCGGTACTGGTACCGACCACCCTGCTGGCCCACCAGCATTATGAGAACTTCGCTGAACGATTCGCCCCGTTTCCCATGCGGGTGGCGCTGCTCTCACGATTTCAATCGACCAAAGACACGAAAACCATCCTCAAAGATGTTGCCGCAGGAACTGTCGATATCGTAATCGGCACGCACCGGCTCTTGCAGCAGGATGTGACGTTCCGCCATCTCGGCCTCGTCATCATCGACGAGGAGCAATGGTTCGGCGTCAAACATAAAGAAAGGCTCAAGCAACTTCGCACACAGGTCGATGTGGTGACCCTTACCGCGACCCCCATTCCACGCACCCTTCAGATGGCCATGTCGAGCGTCCGTGATCTCTCCATCATCGATACCCCGCCGGCTGGACGATTGGCGATCAAGACGGAGGTCATCCGGTTCAGTGACAAGGCCGTACGAGACGCCATCCTGCGTGAACTCGGGCGGGGGGGACAAGTCTATTTTGTCCACAATCGTGTCGAAACCATGGAGCGGATCGGAGCCTGGCTGCACCAGTTGGTTCCCGAAGCGCGTATGGTCATGGCGCACGGCCAGATGGATGCCAGACCGCTGGAAGCCGTGATGCTGAAATTCGTGAAGCGCGAGGCAGACGTCTTGATCGCCTCAGCCATCATTCAATCCGGACTCGACGTTCCCAACGCCAACACCATCATCGTCAATCGAGCGGATCTATTCGGCCTCGCGCAACTCTACCAGTTGCGTGGACGGGTCGGACGCGGCGGGGAGCAGGCTTACGCCTACTTCCTCATCCCCGATGAAGGTACGCTCACCGGCGATGCTCAGAAACGGTTGATCGCGATTCAGCAATTCACGGAGCTCGGATCGGGCTTCCGTATCGCTGCGGCAGACCTTGAGATTCGAGGAGCAGGGAATCTGTTGGGCAAACAACAGTCGGGCCATATCGCCGCGATCGGCTTGGATCTCTACATGCAAATGGTGGAGCAGGCCGTCCAGCGGTTGAAGGGGCATGTGATGGAGGAAGAGCCGGACCCGACTTTGCAACTCCCCGTTTCGGCCTTCATTCCTGAGCAGTATGTGGCCGATCCGCACCAACGTCTGTCCCTCTATAAACGACTGACGGCTTGCGGCCAAGTCGGTGAGCTGGCCCTGTTGCATGGGGAGATTCAGGACCGTTACGGCCCTCCTCCGGAGCCGGTCGAACGACTGCTTGAAGTGATGCAACTCCGAACTCACGCCAAACGTCTGCGCCTGGCCTCGATCGAGGTACACGACCAGACGACCAAGATCGTGTTCCATCAGAAGTCGATCATCCCTGAGGCCTCCGTCCACCGATTGATGGACCAGCTCAAGAAGCGGCTACGGTTCCTGAGCCCGGTCTCCTTCGAGATCCAGATGCGTCATGACGATTGGCCGGCGCTTTTTTCGGAACTCAATGCAATCTTGCAAAGCCTCCATCTCTGTGATACCAAGACCATCCAAGAGGGAGCGACTGCCTCTTAA